Proteins from a genomic interval of Ptychodera flava strain L36383 chromosome 7, AS_Pfla_20210202, whole genome shotgun sequence:
- the LOC139137435 gene encoding leucine-rich repeat and fibronectin type III domain-containing protein 1-like, whose amino-acid sequence MDGKLAIFLVFPIIVTVAFQSAVVNAAIEVTSYTETTIAVNWTIPSDVDSSNITSYTITYDSKTRSVSGSTTYQITGLSSGTAYTVCYVIVLNDGSTNTPSGNCVIVYTTYDPMNGYAVAAIVIASIIVFVLILAKALEIILNPEEKKDKKAKALLEEKKRDHKVHPDTKGFDDANNIDYDITDISVKTEVK is encoded by the coding sequence ATGGACGGAAAACTAGCAATTTTCCTGGTTTTCCCTATTATCGTCACAGTAGCTTTTCAATCGGCCGTGGTCAACGCGGCGATTGAAGTCACAAGCTACACAGAAACAACAATAGCAGTGAACTGGACGATACCCAGTGACGTCGACTCTTCCAACATCACCAGTTACACTATCACCTATGACTCCAAGACAAGATCTGTGAGTGGTTCGACAACGTATCAAATAACAGGGTTGTCATCAGGAACTGCGTACACAGTCTGCTACGTCATCGTTTTGAATGACGGCTCCACAAACACACCGTCGGGCAACTGCGTCATCGTGTACACGACTTACGATCCCATGAACGGGTACGCTGTCGCCGCTATCGTCATCGCCTCGATTATCGTATTTGTTCTGATTTTGGCCAAGGCGTTGGAAATCATCTTGAATCCCGAAGAAAAGAAGGATAAAAAGGCAAAAGCTCTGCTTGAAGAGAAGAAAAGGGACCACAAAGTCCATCCCGATACCAAAGGATTTGACGACGCCAATAATATAGACTATGATATTACAGATATTTCGGTGAAGACTGAAGTGAAGTAA